A single Scleropages formosus chromosome 4, fSclFor1.1, whole genome shotgun sequence DNA region contains:
- the LOC108934438 gene encoding treacle protein-like isoform X2, producing the protein MSSQGGDSAEQHRRQQLLRLIYLHLKENGYEKAAKVLKKHICQKETEASVTLYEIYTGWIKTSDGFGDTKQEPGLNRESPPKKSHLSDYAAGVEGDEVKPEKGHIIEKTEEPEFKPIIDDGSVSPCNKPFIPSVVKKSSKSTEGHSDCKDDPDGDQLQTPPGHASSVPPLVELSKPTIPQEETVPLTQDMGVKVISSDSESPEDSEEEEQRPQQQAEGTTPKPTAMKTSSVAGASESKSSADSNDSQREEEAPVQKPGKTPVRKSSKQIPTKGATAAPLKSSQDTTSQALATPKISAAQNKAECSGSESNDNSVSDQEVTQDQKAVSDSPNNTATETTPAPVKPSSTLDLTAAPLKREESSDGDNESESEEAIPPTQATSTKPTVNPPSSTPAVVSSCQSSDSEEDVSVQKAVKTPKVIPAAPERPRQSVHSKAKDAPEVPAAEKKAESSESESGDDLESEEEAVKESAKPVPDTPHKATTVIVTPGLTKVPSKTEETSENDDQSEREEIPPTQKEVTTSTLTTTQKTPKNGASAAPLKPSQHKSAQAKKSPKGLAVEKSESSESSNDSASEEKADGKPNAAKKTTAVMTPALVKPSTTSGRTTALSKSGEGSESDDESESEDEIPPTQKTKIPKGTPAKISPTRASKTPVKLSHPTPIQAKGAKKADSPESSDDSESEEVATPPQQKAGVTPKAKLVSGPAKTTALKGSTPGKPSYTLAPTTASSKPEESSESDDESESEEEIPPTQVMSTEPTASTHLATPAMVNRGQSSDRDSEESESEDNAPDQKPELTIKPKVCKVIPAKSLSAVTPVRAKTAPTTTSKTTMKTSVSVRRKKSTSTDSEDEIPRKSAPAKRASMVSVKPGHPIPSQVKAAPKAPSKEGKAKEASSDDSESGEDPSAKIAVAASDILPKMKCKSTTQTVQKTPNASKKVAGGSEDLSEKDASLENSALKTPKAKLRAVAPELSSDIKSSTTKGTEDGASILVQEVSAIMDSEPDILGTASSDAAPKNSKDGDVIAEELSQTSLDPKESMKKATERRKRRRKKKKKKKKASVQFEDENISPTGPGQELILPSGGSAISLDQLITMPCKASEEPESSETGVSLKKVGSKSSKAKKRRSTDKGDMEPKSKKKKKKKKGADTEANPTELGNNPHSENKLNLEESEKEALTPSDDATAKMGSDDSMESNSTTLILSAKALKKIKKMKKKEKVKVKNTGSKKIKAHKTMSVFTSVAEQLLAITKKKELKKATAVKKPLLVLDPQKRKKFDKDGTIRSEPESEIPAFKKRKKKNKSNREEKTPSKKKQTQDTEDHELQIQGLAESTLVKKKKKKKKNRWKDRGKLIKTPFKGPQGLHLDTPPPLGTSPEPSKAALGKVRKKSRSFRNSE; encoded by the exons ATGAGCTCACAGGGCGGAGATTCGGCGGAGCAGCACCGGCGGCAGCAGTTGCTGcgtttaatttatttgcatttgaagGAGAATGGCTACGAGAAAGCTGCCAAGGTGCTTAAAAAGCACATTTGTCAG AAAGAAACGGAAGCGAGCGTGACACTTTATGAAATATACACCGGTTGGATAAA AACTTCAGATGGTTTTGGAGATACGAAGCAGGAGCCTGGACTGAACAGGGAGAGCCCCCCGAAGAAGTCGCACCTGTCGGACTATGCCGCCGGGGTCGAGGGAGACGAAGTCAAACCCGAAAAAG gtCACATCATTGAGAAGACAGAAGAACCTGAATTTAAGCCCATCATTGATGATGGATCTGTGTCCCCCTGTAACAAACCTTTCATTCCCTCTGTGGTAAAAAAGTCTTCCAAAAGCACAGAAGGTCACTCAGACTGCAAAGATGACCCTGATGGAGACCAGCTGCAGACACCCC CTGGCCATGCCAGTAGTGTGCCTCCTTTAGTGGAATTAAGCAAACCCACCATCCCTCAGGAGGAAACAGTTCCCTTGACACAGGACATGGGAGTAAAAGTTATAAGCTCAGACAGTGAAAGTCCTGAAGATTCAGAAGAAGAGGAGCAGAGGCCACAACAGCAG GCTGAAGGTACTACACCAAAACCCACAGCTATGAAGACTTCAAGTGTAGCAGGGGCCAGTGAGTCTAAGAGTTCAGCTGACAGTAATGATTCTcagagagaagaagaagcacCTGTCCAG AAACCTGGGAAAACACCAGTACGTAAATCCTCCAAACAAATTCCAACAAAGGGAGCCACTGCAGCCCCACTAAAGTCTAGCCAGGACACCACCAGCCAAGCTTTAGCTACACCCAAGATCTCTGCTGCCCAGAACAAGGCTGAGTGCTCTGGGAGTGAGAGCAATGATAACTCAGTCAGTGACCAGGAAGTGACACAAGACCAG AAAGCTGTATCGGACAGTCCAAATAACACCGCTACAGAGACGACCCCTGCACCAGTTAAACCCAGTTCCACCCTTGACCTAACTGCAGCCCCTttgaaaagagaagagagctCAGACGGTGATAATGAGTCAGAAAGTGAAGAGGCAATTCCACCAACCCAG GCCACGTCCACAAAGCCCACAGTAAACCCACCTTCATCCACTCCAGCAGTGGTCAGCAGTTGTCAGAGTTCAGACAGTGAGGAGGACGTGTCTGTCCAG aaagcAGTCAAAACCCCAAAAGTTATACCTGCAGCCCCAGAAAGGCCCAGGCAGTCTGTACACAGCAAAGCTAAAGATGCCCCTGAGGTTCCTGCTGCAGAGAAGAAAGCAGAGAGCTCAGAGAGTGAGAGTGGTGATGACTTGGAGAGTGAAGAAGAAGCTGTTAAAGAG AGCGCTAAACCTGTGCCTGACACACCACACAAGGCAACTACAGTGATTGTCACCCCTGGTCTCACCAAAGTCCCTTCAAAAACAGAAGAGACCTCAGAGAATGATGACCAATCCGAACGTGAAGAAATTCCACCAACACAG AAAGAAGTGACAACCTCAACATTGACAACTACCCAGAAGACTCCAAAGAATGGAGCTTCCGCAGCTCCACTGAAGCCCAGCCAGCACAAATCAGCCCAGGCTAAAAAGTCACCCAAGGGTCTTGCTGTAGAGAAGTCCGAGAGCTCTGAGAGCAGCAATGATTCAGCGAGTGAAGAG AAAGCCGATGGAAAACCCAACGCTGCAAAAAAGACCACTGCAGTTATGACTCCAGCACTAGTTAAACCCAGTACCACATCTGGTCGCACCACAGCCCTGTCAAAATCAGGAGAGGGCTCAGAGAGTGACGATGAATCAGAAAGTGAAGATGAAATTCCACCAACCCAG aaaacCAAAATCCCAAAAGGGACACCTGCCAAGATTTCACCCACGAGGGCATCTAAAACTCCAGTGAAGCTCAGCCATCCCACACCTATCCAGGCTAAAGGTGCAAAGAAGGCTGACAGCCCAGAGAGCAGTGATGACTCAGAGAGTGAAGAGGTAGCAACACCACCACAACAG AAAGCTGGTGTGACACCGAAAGCTAAACTTGTGTCTGGCCCTGCAAAGACAACTGCACTGAAAGGTTCAACACCAGGTAAACCTAGTTATACCTTGGCTCCCACCACAGCCTCCTCAAAACCAGAAGAGAGCTCAGAGAGCGATGATGAATCAGAAAGTGAAGAGGAGATTCCCCCAACACAG GTAATGTCCACTGAGCCCACAGCAAGCACACATTTAGCCACCCCAGCAATGGTCAACAGGGGTCAGAGTTCAGACAGGGACAGTGAGGAATCTGAGAGCGAGGACAACGCACCTGACCAG AAACCAGAGCTGACCATCAAGCCAAAAGTATGTAAGGTTATTCCAGCAAAGTCATTGAGTGCGGTGACCCCAGTCAGAGCCAAGACCGCACCCACCACCACCTCAAAAACAACCATGAAGACCTCAGTATCTGTCAGACGAAAAAAGAGTACAAGCACAGACAGTGAGGACGAGATTCCAAGAAAGTCAGCCCCAGCTAAACGGGCTTCCATGGTGTCAGTCAAGCCTGGACATCCCATTCCAAGCCAGGTTAAAGCAGCACCCAAGGCCCCTTCTAAAGAGGGAAAGGCCAAGGAGGCTAGCAGTGATGATTCGGAGAGTGGTGAAGACCCTTCAGCGAAG ATTGCTGTGGCAGCTTCCGACATTTTGCCCAAGATGAAATGCAAATCCACAACCCAGACTGTACAGAAGACTCCGAACGCTTCAAAAAAAGTGGCCGGTGGCAGTGAGGACCTGTCCGAAAAGGACGCATCTCTTGAAA ACTCGGCTTTGAAGACTCCCAAAGCTAAACTACGTGCCGTCGCTCCAGAACTTTCATCTGACATCAAGAGCAGTACAACCAAGGGCACTGAGGATGGTGCTTCCATACTCGttcag GAAGTCTCAGCAATAATGGATTCTGAACCTGACATATTAG GGACAGCATCTTCTGATGCAGCTCCCAAAAACTCAAAGGACGGTGATGTCATTGCAGAGGAGCTCTCCCAG ACTTCTCTGGACCCAAAAGAATCTATGAAGAAAGCCactgaaagaaggaaaaggaggaggaagaagaagaagaaaaaaaagaaagcctcTGTCCAATTTGAGGATGAGAACATTTCCCCCACAGGCCCTGGTCAGGAGCTGATTTTACCCAGTGGAGGATCTGCCATCAGTTTGGACCAGTTAATAACAATGCCATGCAAAG CTTCTGAAGAGCCAGAATCATCTGAGACTGGTGTTAGTCTTAAGAAGGTTGGATCAAAGAGCTCAAAG GCAAAAAAGAGGAGGAGCACAGACAAAGGAGATATGGAACCGAAgagtaagaagaagaagaagaagaagaaaggtgCAGACACAGAAGCAAACCCCACAGAGCTGGGGAACAACCCTCATTCCGAGAACAAGCTTAATTTGGAAGAGTCAGAAAAAGAGGCACTGACTCCCTCAG ATGATGCAACTGCAAAGATGGGCTCTGATGACTCTATGGAGTCCAACTCCACCACCCTCATTTTGTCTGCAAAGGCCTTAAAGAAGattaagaaaatgaagaagaaagagaaggtaAAAGTTAAGAATACAGGGAGTAAAAAGATTAAAGCCCACAAGACTATGAGTGTCTTTACCTCTGTGGCTGAGCAGCTGCTGgccattaccaaaaaaaaagaattaaagaaaGCTACTGCTGTGAAGAAGCCGCTATTGGTGCTTGATCCgcaaaaaaggaagaaatttgACAAAGACGGTACTATAAGATCAGAGCCAGAATCTGAAATTCCtgcttttaagaaaagaaaaaagaaaaacaaaagcaacaggGAGGAGAAGACACCTTCAAAGAAGAAGCAAACTCAGGACACAGAAGACCATGAGCTGCAAATCCAAGGTCTGGCGGAGAGTACGCttgtgaagaagaaaaaaaagaaaa AgaaaaacagatggaaagacAGAGGAAAACTGATCAAGACACCTTTCAAGGGGCCACAGGGGCTTCATCTGGACACACCTCCACCTTTAGGGACTAGTCCAGAACCTTCTAAAGCCGCCTTgggaaaagtgagaaaaaa ATCGCGTTCCTTCAGAAACAGTGAATGA
- the LOC108934438 gene encoding nucleolar protein dao-5-like isoform X3 encodes MSSQGGDSAEQHRRQQLLRLIYLHLKENGYEKAAKVLKKHICQKETEASVTLYEIYTGWIKTSDGFGDTKQEPGLNRESPPKKSHLSDYAAGVEGDEVKPEKGHIIEKTEEPEFKPIIDDGSVSPCNKPFIPSVVKKSSKSTEGHSDCKDDPDGDQLQTPPGHASSVPPLVELSKPTIPQEETVPLTQDMGVKVISSDSESPEDSEEEEQRPQQQAEGTTPKPTAMKTSSVAGASESKSSADSNDSQREEEAPVQKPGKTPVRKSSKQIPTKGATAAPLKSSQDTTSQALATPKISAAQNKAECSGSESNDNSVSDQEVTQDQKAVSDSPNNTATETTPAPVKPSSTLDLTAAPLKREESSDGDNESESEEAIPPTQATSTKPTVNPPSSTPAVVSSCQSSDSEEDVSVQKAVKTPKVIPAAPERPRQSVHSKAKDAPEVPAAEKKAESSESESGDDLESEEEAVKESAKPVPDTPHKATTVIVTPGLTKVPSKTEETSENDDQSEREEIPPTQKEVTTSTLTTTQKTPKNGASAAPLKPSQHKSAQAKKSPKGLAVEKSESSESSNDSASEEKTKIPKGTPAKISPTRASKTPVKLSHPTPIQAKGAKKADSPESSDDSESEEVATPPQQKAGVTPKAKLVSGPAKTTALKGSTPGKPSYTLAPTTASSKPEESSESDDESESEEEIPPTQVMSTEPTASTHLATPAMVNRGQSSDRDSEESESEDNAPDQKPELTIKPKVCKVIPAKSLSAVTPVRAKTAPTTTSKTTMKTSVSVRRKKSTSTDSEDEIPRKSAPAKRASMVSVKPGHPIPSQVKAAPKAPSKEGKAKEASSDDSESGEDPSAKIAVAASDILPKMKCKSTTQTVQKTPNASKKVAGGSEDLSEKDASLENSALKTPKAKLRAVAPELSSDIKSSTTKGTEDGASILVQEVSAIMDSEPDILGTASSDAAPKNSKDGDVIAEELSQTSLDPKESMKKATERRKRRRKKKKKKKKASVQFEDENISPTGPGQELILPSGGSAISLDQLITMPCKASEEPESSETGVSLKKVGSKSSKSLVSGVNSEGEPEVKTIATEAMPQAKKRRSTDKGDMEPKSKKKKKKKKGADTEANPTELGNNPHSENKLNLEESEKEALTPSDDATAKMGSDDSMESNSTTLILSAKALKKIKKMKKKEKVKVKNTGSKKIKAHKTMSVFTSVAEQLLAITKKKELKKATAVKKPLLVLDPQKRKKFDKDGTIRSEPESEIPAFKKRKKKNKSNREEKTPSKKKQTQDTEDHELQIQGLAESTLVKKKKKKKKNRWKDRGKLIKTPFKGPQGLHLDTPPPLGTSPEPSKAALGKVRKKSRSFRNSE; translated from the exons ATGAGCTCACAGGGCGGAGATTCGGCGGAGCAGCACCGGCGGCAGCAGTTGCTGcgtttaatttatttgcatttgaagGAGAATGGCTACGAGAAAGCTGCCAAGGTGCTTAAAAAGCACATTTGTCAG AAAGAAACGGAAGCGAGCGTGACACTTTATGAAATATACACCGGTTGGATAAA AACTTCAGATGGTTTTGGAGATACGAAGCAGGAGCCTGGACTGAACAGGGAGAGCCCCCCGAAGAAGTCGCACCTGTCGGACTATGCCGCCGGGGTCGAGGGAGACGAAGTCAAACCCGAAAAAG gtCACATCATTGAGAAGACAGAAGAACCTGAATTTAAGCCCATCATTGATGATGGATCTGTGTCCCCCTGTAACAAACCTTTCATTCCCTCTGTGGTAAAAAAGTCTTCCAAAAGCACAGAAGGTCACTCAGACTGCAAAGATGACCCTGATGGAGACCAGCTGCAGACACCCC CTGGCCATGCCAGTAGTGTGCCTCCTTTAGTGGAATTAAGCAAACCCACCATCCCTCAGGAGGAAACAGTTCCCTTGACACAGGACATGGGAGTAAAAGTTATAAGCTCAGACAGTGAAAGTCCTGAAGATTCAGAAGAAGAGGAGCAGAGGCCACAACAGCAG GCTGAAGGTACTACACCAAAACCCACAGCTATGAAGACTTCAAGTGTAGCAGGGGCCAGTGAGTCTAAGAGTTCAGCTGACAGTAATGATTCTcagagagaagaagaagcacCTGTCCAG AAACCTGGGAAAACACCAGTACGTAAATCCTCCAAACAAATTCCAACAAAGGGAGCCACTGCAGCCCCACTAAAGTCTAGCCAGGACACCACCAGCCAAGCTTTAGCTACACCCAAGATCTCTGCTGCCCAGAACAAGGCTGAGTGCTCTGGGAGTGAGAGCAATGATAACTCAGTCAGTGACCAGGAAGTGACACAAGACCAG AAAGCTGTATCGGACAGTCCAAATAACACCGCTACAGAGACGACCCCTGCACCAGTTAAACCCAGTTCCACCCTTGACCTAACTGCAGCCCCTttgaaaagagaagagagctCAGACGGTGATAATGAGTCAGAAAGTGAAGAGGCAATTCCACCAACCCAG GCCACGTCCACAAAGCCCACAGTAAACCCACCTTCATCCACTCCAGCAGTGGTCAGCAGTTGTCAGAGTTCAGACAGTGAGGAGGACGTGTCTGTCCAG aaagcAGTCAAAACCCCAAAAGTTATACCTGCAGCCCCAGAAAGGCCCAGGCAGTCTGTACACAGCAAAGCTAAAGATGCCCCTGAGGTTCCTGCTGCAGAGAAGAAAGCAGAGAGCTCAGAGAGTGAGAGTGGTGATGACTTGGAGAGTGAAGAAGAAGCTGTTAAAGAG AGCGCTAAACCTGTGCCTGACACACCACACAAGGCAACTACAGTGATTGTCACCCCTGGTCTCACCAAAGTCCCTTCAAAAACAGAAGAGACCTCAGAGAATGATGACCAATCCGAACGTGAAGAAATTCCACCAACACAG AAAGAAGTGACAACCTCAACATTGACAACTACCCAGAAGACTCCAAAGAATGGAGCTTCCGCAGCTCCACTGAAGCCCAGCCAGCACAAATCAGCCCAGGCTAAAAAGTCACCCAAGGGTCTTGCTGTAGAGAAGTCCGAGAGCTCTGAGAGCAGCAATGATTCAGCGAGTGAAGAG aaaacCAAAATCCCAAAAGGGACACCTGCCAAGATTTCACCCACGAGGGCATCTAAAACTCCAGTGAAGCTCAGCCATCCCACACCTATCCAGGCTAAAGGTGCAAAGAAGGCTGACAGCCCAGAGAGCAGTGATGACTCAGAGAGTGAAGAGGTAGCAACACCACCACAACAG AAAGCTGGTGTGACACCGAAAGCTAAACTTGTGTCTGGCCCTGCAAAGACAACTGCACTGAAAGGTTCAACACCAGGTAAACCTAGTTATACCTTGGCTCCCACCACAGCCTCCTCAAAACCAGAAGAGAGCTCAGAGAGCGATGATGAATCAGAAAGTGAAGAGGAGATTCCCCCAACACAG GTAATGTCCACTGAGCCCACAGCAAGCACACATTTAGCCACCCCAGCAATGGTCAACAGGGGTCAGAGTTCAGACAGGGACAGTGAGGAATCTGAGAGCGAGGACAACGCACCTGACCAG AAACCAGAGCTGACCATCAAGCCAAAAGTATGTAAGGTTATTCCAGCAAAGTCATTGAGTGCGGTGACCCCAGTCAGAGCCAAGACCGCACCCACCACCACCTCAAAAACAACCATGAAGACCTCAGTATCTGTCAGACGAAAAAAGAGTACAAGCACAGACAGTGAGGACGAGATTCCAAGAAAGTCAGCCCCAGCTAAACGGGCTTCCATGGTGTCAGTCAAGCCTGGACATCCCATTCCAAGCCAGGTTAAAGCAGCACCCAAGGCCCCTTCTAAAGAGGGAAAGGCCAAGGAGGCTAGCAGTGATGATTCGGAGAGTGGTGAAGACCCTTCAGCGAAG ATTGCTGTGGCAGCTTCCGACATTTTGCCCAAGATGAAATGCAAATCCACAACCCAGACTGTACAGAAGACTCCGAACGCTTCAAAAAAAGTGGCCGGTGGCAGTGAGGACCTGTCCGAAAAGGACGCATCTCTTGAAA ACTCGGCTTTGAAGACTCCCAAAGCTAAACTACGTGCCGTCGCTCCAGAACTTTCATCTGACATCAAGAGCAGTACAACCAAGGGCACTGAGGATGGTGCTTCCATACTCGttcag GAAGTCTCAGCAATAATGGATTCTGAACCTGACATATTAG GGACAGCATCTTCTGATGCAGCTCCCAAAAACTCAAAGGACGGTGATGTCATTGCAGAGGAGCTCTCCCAG ACTTCTCTGGACCCAAAAGAATCTATGAAGAAAGCCactgaaagaaggaaaaggaggaggaagaagaagaagaaaaaaaagaaagcctcTGTCCAATTTGAGGATGAGAACATTTCCCCCACAGGCCCTGGTCAGGAGCTGATTTTACCCAGTGGAGGATCTGCCATCAGTTTGGACCAGTTAATAACAATGCCATGCAAAG CTTCTGAAGAGCCAGAATCATCTGAGACTGGTGTTAGTCTTAAGAAGGTTGGATCAAAGAGCTCAAAG TCACTAGTATCAGGAGTGAATAGTGAGGGAGAGCCTGAAGTGAAAACCATAGCAACAGAAGCTATGCCTCAGGCAAAAAAGAGGAGGAGCACAGACAAAGGAGATATGGAACCGAAgagtaagaagaagaagaagaagaagaaaggtgCAGACACAGAAGCAAACCCCACAGAGCTGGGGAACAACCCTCATTCCGAGAACAAGCTTAATTTGGAAGAGTCAGAAAAAGAGGCACTGACTCCCTCAG ATGATGCAACTGCAAAGATGGGCTCTGATGACTCTATGGAGTCCAACTCCACCACCCTCATTTTGTCTGCAAAGGCCTTAAAGAAGattaagaaaatgaagaagaaagagaaggtaAAAGTTAAGAATACAGGGAGTAAAAAGATTAAAGCCCACAAGACTATGAGTGTCTTTACCTCTGTGGCTGAGCAGCTGCTGgccattaccaaaaaaaaagaattaaagaaaGCTACTGCTGTGAAGAAGCCGCTATTGGTGCTTGATCCgcaaaaaaggaagaaatttgACAAAGACGGTACTATAAGATCAGAGCCAGAATCTGAAATTCCtgcttttaagaaaagaaaaaagaaaaacaaaagcaacaggGAGGAGAAGACACCTTCAAAGAAGAAGCAAACTCAGGACACAGAAGACCATGAGCTGCAAATCCAAGGTCTGGCGGAGAGTACGCttgtgaagaagaaaaaaaagaaaa AgaaaaacagatggaaagacAGAGGAAAACTGATCAAGACACCTTTCAAGGGGCCACAGGGGCTTCATCTGGACACACCTCCACCTTTAGGGACTAGTCCAGAACCTTCTAAAGCCGCCTTgggaaaagtgagaaaaaa ATCGCGTTCCTTCAGAAACAGTGAATGA